Within Candidatus Methylomirabilota bacterium, the genomic segment GGCGTGGCCCGCCGAATCGCGATGCTCGAGCTCGCCGTGGAGCATGTAGGTCACCGTCTCGAAGCCGCGGTGCGGGTGGTCGGGCGCGCCCTTGGCCTCGCCGGGCCCGAGGTCGGCCGGACCCATCTCGTCGAGGAGCAGGAACGGATCGACGTGGTCGAGCATCGGCGTGGGAAAGGGGCGTCGCACGGCGAAGCCCGCGCCCTCGAGCGTGCGAACCCCGTCCGCGATGCGAGCGACCGAGCGGCCCGGCGACGTCGCCGTCATGACGATCTCCTTCCGCTCTTGGGATGCGGCGATATCCCACCGGGATGCACTGTCATCCCGGCATGTCGGCGTGGCACCTCGCGCCTCCGGCACAGCGCGTGAATGCGCTATCTGCGCGCGATTGCAGTGTTGGCACCGATTCTGCTCGATGTCCGGCCCGGAGGCCGATGATGATCGACGAGCCAGGCACCTCGGGGCGCTGGGAGTGGTTGGCGAAGCTGCTCGCGTGCTTCGGCGTCGCGGGCCACGTGCTGTTCCACGACGTCCTGCCCGCAGCGCTGACCTGGGTGTTGGGATCCGCGGACCTGCTGAACCTGTTCGCGGGATTCCAGACGCCGGCGCTCAGTCGGGTGGCCGAGCTCGGGCTGTTCTTGAGCGCGGTGGCCGCGATCATCACCACGGAGAGCGTCACTCGCATGGCGCGCCCCTTCGGCGTGGGCGCCTTTCTCGTGACGGTGATGGCGGCCGGCATCGCGCTGTTCCCATCGCTGGCCGAGGCGCATCGGGTCGTCTTGCCCCTGACACCCGAGCAATTCGCCGTCGTGCAGTCGTATTGCTATCTGGCGCTCCGGATCATCGTAGGGATCCTGATCGGCGCCACCGTGAGCTGGATCTTGCTGGCCGGATACGTGCCCCTG encodes:
- a CDS encoding pirin family protein — translated: MTATSPGRSVARIADGVRTLEGAGFAVRRPFPTPMLDHVDPFLLLDEMGPADLGPGEAKGAPDHPHRGFETVTYMLHGELEHRDSAGHA